A genomic window from Bacteroidia bacterium includes:
- a CDS encoding UvrD-helicase domain-containing protein has product MKYLAELNEVQQQAVQHGEGPLMIIAGAGSGKTRVLTYRIAHLLQNDVDAFRILSLTFTNKAAREMRERIEALVGTEAKNLWMGTFHSVFARILRIEAHHIGYPGNFTIYDTDDSKSLIRSILREEDLDPKLYKPSLVLNRISLSKNNFISWQQYQDDPEIQAEDQSNARPKLGLLYEKYAKRCFTSGAMDFDDILLKTYELFTRHAPVLNKYQQKFRYVLVDEYQDTNHLQYLIIRKLAAVHRNICVVGDDAQSIYAFRGANIKNILDYEKDYPDLAVYKLEQNYRSTENIVNAAGAVISKNRYQLKKELWTQNQAGSLIKVFKAQSESEEGRIVAQTIFDERMTNRYRNSHFAILYRTNAQSRAFEEWLRKLNISYQIIGGISFYSRKEVKDLLAYFRLAVNPRDEEALKRVINYPKRAIGKTTLEQLIILANKNSVSIWEVIQHISQTPFDARVKHILENFRVMIESFQVRVQETDAYEMGMQIARESGILKLMFEDKTPEGVARYENIQELLSAVKEFTERGEDEDAEGNARNLALFMQEVSLLTDADTKDPDADSVTMMTIHAAKGLEFPVVFVGGLEENLFPSQMSLQSREDLEEERRLFYVALTRAREKVYLSFAKSRFRWGTLVPGEQSRFIDEIDPRFLDYQQPAQKQKPQFSLPNLTKPVMRKANFSKAVHQPSPDFKPDDVSTLESGMQVEHNRFGQGTVVNVNGDSQNRKATIEFKGLGQKQILLKFAKMRIIN; this is encoded by the coding sequence ATGAAATATCTTGCTGAGCTGAATGAAGTACAGCAGCAGGCCGTGCAGCATGGCGAAGGTCCGTTAATGATCATTGCAGGAGCCGGGTCGGGCAAAACGCGGGTACTCACCTACCGCATAGCCCATTTGCTCCAGAATGATGTAGATGCTTTCCGTATTTTATCCCTAACGTTTACGAACAAGGCTGCCCGTGAAATGCGGGAGCGAATAGAAGCGCTGGTAGGTACCGAAGCAAAGAACCTGTGGATGGGCACTTTCCACTCGGTATTTGCCCGGATATTAAGAATAGAAGCGCACCACATTGGCTATCCCGGCAATTTCACCATTTATGATACGGACGACAGCAAGAGCCTGATCCGCAGTATCCTGAGAGAAGAGGATCTTGATCCTAAGCTTTACAAGCCGAGCCTCGTGCTGAACCGGATCTCCCTCTCCAAGAACAATTTCATCTCATGGCAACAATACCAGGACGATCCTGAAATTCAGGCAGAAGACCAGTCCAATGCCCGTCCTAAATTGGGTTTGCTATATGAGAAATATGCGAAACGCTGCTTCACTTCCGGAGCCATGGATTTCGATGACATTCTGCTGAAAACCTATGAATTGTTTACGCGTCATGCCCCTGTACTGAATAAATACCAGCAGAAGTTCCGCTATGTACTCGTGGATGAATACCAGGATACCAATCATCTTCAGTATCTCATCATCCGGAAGCTGGCGGCCGTTCATCGCAACATTTGCGTGGTGGGAGACGATGCCCAGAGCATCTATGCTTTCCGGGGTGCCAACATTAAAAATATCCTCGATTATGAAAAGGATTATCCTGACCTGGCCGTCTACAAGCTGGAACAAAACTATCGTTCTACGGAAAACATCGTGAACGCTGCCGGGGCGGTGATCAGCAAAAACCGCTATCAACTGAAGAAGGAGCTTTGGACCCAGAACCAGGCCGGCAGCCTGATCAAGGTTTTTAAAGCGCAGTCAGAAAGTGAGGAAGGCAGGATCGTAGCGCAAACCATTTTTGATGAAAGAATGACCAATCGCTATCGCAATAGCCACTTTGCGATCCTCTACCGTACCAATGCCCAATCGCGCGCATTCGAGGAATGGCTGCGAAAACTGAATATTTCGTACCAGATCATTGGCGGCATTTCGTTTTACAGCCGGAAAGAGGTGAAAGACCTGCTGGCCTATTTTCGCCTGGCCGTGAATCCGCGGGATGAGGAGGCCCTGAAGCGGGTGATCAATTATCCCAAAAGAGCCATTGGCAAAACCACGTTGGAGCAACTGATCATTCTGGCCAACAAGAACAGTGTGAGCATTTGGGAGGTGATACAGCACATCAGCCAAACACCGTTTGATGCCCGCGTGAAGCATATTCTTGAAAATTTCCGTGTAATGATCGAAAGCTTCCAGGTGCGGGTACAGGAAACTGATGCCTACGAAATGGGGATGCAGATAGCCCGTGAATCCGGCATTCTGAAGCTGATGTTCGAGGATAAAACTCCTGAAGGTGTGGCGCGATACGAGAATATCCAGGAATTGCTCTCGGCAGTCAAAGAATTTACAGAGCGGGGAGAAGATGAGGATGCGGAGGGCAATGCCAGGAACTTAGCGCTGTTTATGCAGGAAGTGTCATTGCTTACAGATGCCGACACCAAAGATCCCGATGCTGACAGCGTAACGATGATGACCATACATGCTGCCAAAGGGCTGGAGTTTCCGGTGGTGTTTGTGGGTGGGCTGGAAGAAAATCTTTTTCCCTCGCAAATGTCGCTGCAATCCCGTGAGGACCTGGAAGAGGAGAGGCGCCTGTTTTACGTAGCCTTAACACGGGCACGGGAAAAAGTGTACCTCTCATTTGCCAAAAGCCGCTTCCGGTGGGGAACGTTAGTGCCGGGCGAGCAAAGCCGGTTTATTGATGAAATAGATCCCCGCTTTCTGGATTATCAGCAGCCTGCACAAAAGCAGAAGCCGCAGTTTTCGCTGCCCAATCTGACAAAACCGGTAATGAGAAAAGCCAATTTCTCGAAGGCCGTTCATCAGCCATCACCTGATTTTAAACCGGATGATGTGAGTACGTTAGAGAGCGGCATGCAGGTGGAGCACAACCGTTTTGGACAGGGCACCGTTGTGAATGTAAATGGTGACAGCCAAAACCGAAAAGCAACAATTGAGTTTAAAGGTTTGGGACAAAAGCAAATACTGTTGAAGTTTGCCAAAATGCGCATCATAAACTGA
- a CDS encoding transposase — translation MSRKYKFYNSEGLYFVSFATVYWLDVFVREEYCEILVQSLKYCQKEKGMEIFDWCIMPSHVHLIFSATDHNPSDLMRDFKKYTSIELQKAIGTNPAESRKEWLLWMMKRAGSKSSNVKNYQFWQQHNKPIELWSNAVIDQKVEYIHNNPVEAGFVSEPQHWKYSSANENQLIKLAVL, via the coding sequence ATGAGCAGGAAATACAAGTTCTACAATAGTGAAGGCCTATATTTTGTGAGTTTTGCTACCGTTTATTGGCTGGATGTATTCGTAAGAGAAGAATATTGTGAGATTTTAGTGCAGAGCCTAAAATATTGTCAGAAAGAAAAAGGAATGGAAATATTTGACTGGTGCATTATGCCAAGTCATGTGCATTTAATTTTTAGTGCTACTGATCATAATCCTTCTGATCTGATGAGGGATTTTAAGAAATATACTTCAATAGAATTGCAAAAAGCTATAGGGACAAACCCGGCAGAAAGCCGAAAGGAATGGCTGCTTTGGATGATGAAGCGTGCCGGGTCAAAGAGCAGTAATGTTAAGAATTATCAGTTTTGGCAACAGCATAATAAACCGATTGAACTGTGGAGCAATGCGGTTATTGATCAAAAGGTTGAATATATTCACAACAATCCGGTCGAAGCTGGCTTTGTAAGTGAGCCACAGCATTGGAAATACAGCAGTGCAAATGAAAATCAACTTATTAAACTGGCTGTGCTCTAA
- a CDS encoding transposase: MSRKYKFYNSEGLYFVSFATVYWLDVFVREEYCEILVQSLKYCQKEKGMEIFDWCIMPSHVHLIFSATDHNPSDLMRDFKKYTSIELQKAIGTNPAESRKEWLLWMMKRAGSKSSNVKNYQFWQQHNKPIELWSNAVIDQKVEYIHNNPVEAGFVSEPRHWKYSSANENQLIKLAVL, translated from the coding sequence ATGAGCAGGAAATACAAGTTCTACAATAGTGAAGGCCTATATTTTGTGAGTTTTGCTACCGTTTATTGGCTGGATGTATTCGTAAGAGAAGAATATTGTGAGATTTTAGTGCAGAGCCTAAAATATTGTCAGAAAGAAAAAGGAATGGAAATATTTGACTGGTGCATTATGCCAAGTCATGTGCATTTAATTTTTAGTGCTACTGATCATAATCCTTCTGATCTGATGAGGGATTTTAAGAAATATACTTCAATAGAATTGCAAAAAGCTATAGGGACAAACCCGGCAGAAAGCCGAAAGGAATGGCTGCTTTGGATGATGAAGCGTGCCGGGTCAAAGAGCAGTAATGTTAAGAATTATCAGTTTTGGCAACAGCATAATAAACCGATTGAACTGTGGAGCAATGCGGTTATTGATCAAAAGGTTGAATATATTCACAACAATCCGGTCGAAGCTGGCTTTGTAAGTGAGCCACGGCATTGGAAATACAGCAGTGCAAATGAAAATCAACTTATTAAACTGGCTGTACTGTGA
- a CDS encoding NAD(P)/FAD-dependent oxidoreductase, whose product MKDVIIIGGGLAGLTSAILLGRAGFDVLVIEKNQYPYHKVCGEYIANEVLPFLKSLGVEPERLNATKIKHLQISAPSGRLLEMPLDLGGFGISRQSFDHHLYEKAISAGTEFLLNTKVYDVKFTNDVFEVEIPGRAPLNAKVVIGTFGKRSNIDRQLSRKFMQQRSPWMGVKYHVRLDYPDDLIALHNFHEGYCGIAPIEFSKVNICYLTSRDNLKKHGSILEMEKQVLYKNPYLQAIFSKAHYLFMKPEVINEISFGKKEPVWNHILMAGDAAGMIAPLCGNGMAMAIHAGKIAAEECHRFLKSETSRSQMEQAYSHRWDKLFAQRLWAGRQIQRLFGEKLLTEAAISIAKNIPPLARFLVKKTHGETF is encoded by the coding sequence TTGAAGGATGTAATAATAATAGGAGGCGGCCTGGCGGGATTAACCTCTGCCATTCTCCTGGGCCGCGCAGGATTCGATGTGCTGGTGATAGAGAAAAATCAGTATCCTTACCATAAGGTCTGTGGCGAATACATCGCAAATGAGGTATTGCCATTTTTAAAATCCCTGGGTGTGGAACCGGAGCGGCTCAATGCCACAAAAATTAAGCACTTGCAAATCTCTGCACCTTCCGGCAGGCTGCTGGAAATGCCGCTGGACCTGGGAGGTTTCGGCATCAGCCGGCAATCCTTTGATCATCATTTATATGAAAAGGCAATAAGCGCTGGCACTGAATTCTTGCTTAATACTAAAGTGTATGACGTAAAATTTACGAATGACGTGTTTGAGGTTGAGATTCCCGGCAGAGCGCCCCTAAATGCTAAGGTTGTGATCGGAACTTTTGGCAAGCGCTCGAATATTGACCGTCAGCTCAGTCGCAAATTCATGCAACAGCGATCTCCCTGGATGGGAGTGAAGTATCACGTCCGGCTCGATTATCCTGACGACCTGATCGCACTACACAATTTCCATGAGGGCTATTGCGGTATTGCACCCATTGAGTTCAGCAAAGTGAATATATGCTACCTCACCAGCCGCGACAACCTGAAAAAGCATGGGAGCATTCTCGAAATGGAAAAGCAGGTATTGTATAAAAATCCATACCTGCAGGCGATATTTTCAAAAGCCCATTACCTCTTTATGAAGCCGGAGGTGATCAATGAAATTTCTTTCGGAAAAAAGGAACCCGTATGGAACCATATCCTGATGGCTGGAGATGCAGCAGGAATGATTGCTCCCTTGTGCGGAAACGGAATGGCAATGGCCATCCATGCTGGGAAGATTGCAGCGGAAGAATGCCACCGTTTTTTGAAAAGCGAAACTTCGCGCAGCCAAATGGAGCAAGCTTATTCCCATCGCTGGGATAAGCTCTTCGCGCAGCGGCTATGGGCAGGCCGCCAGATCCAGCGGTTGTTTGGCGAGAAGCTGCTCACCGAGGCGGCCATCAGCATTGCCAAAAATATTCCTCCGCTGGCCCGCTTTCTTGTGAAGAAGACGCATGGGGAGACGTTTTAG
- the rlmB gene encoding 23S rRNA (guanosine(2251)-2'-O)-methyltransferase RlmB — protein sequence MKSEKDEIIYGIHAVEEAVAAGREISKVLIQQEYRGEGLTGLVKLLRKEAIPYQHLPKERMKRMPGRAQQGVVAFISPIEFHDLQQLLPALFEQGKMPLIAVLDGITDVRNIGAIARSAECFGVHALVVAAKGTGAINADAVKSSAGALLKVPVCREKNLSNAIHFMKQSGLMAIGAGEDAKKPLQEAELTHPVVLVLGAEGKGIGKEIAGLLEDSIKISMAGTIGSLNVSVAAGIIFHEAMHQRLKAE from the coding sequence TTGAAGTCTGAAAAAGACGAGATCATTTACGGCATCCATGCTGTGGAAGAAGCTGTGGCGGCAGGCAGGGAAATATCCAAAGTGCTGATACAGCAGGAGTACCGTGGCGAAGGGCTGACGGGACTCGTGAAACTGCTAAGGAAAGAGGCCATTCCATATCAGCATCTGCCCAAAGAGCGAATGAAGAGAATGCCGGGCAGGGCACAACAGGGCGTGGTGGCATTTATTTCTCCCATAGAATTTCATGATCTGCAACAATTGCTGCCTGCGCTGTTTGAGCAGGGAAAAATGCCGCTCATTGCTGTGCTTGATGGAATAACGGATGTAAGAAATATTGGTGCTATCGCCCGTAGCGCGGAGTGCTTTGGCGTGCATGCATTAGTGGTGGCGGCAAAAGGGACGGGCGCTATCAATGCTGATGCAGTGAAAAGTTCAGCCGGGGCCTTGCTCAAAGTGCCGGTTTGCCGCGAGAAGAATCTTTCCAATGCCATCCACTTCATGAAGCAATCCGGCCTCATGGCGATTGGAGCAGGAGAAGATGCGAAGAAGCCACTTCAGGAAGCTGAACTTACGCACCCGGTGGTGCTTGTTCTTGGAGCCGAAGGAAAAGGAATTGGAAAAGAAATAGCGGGCCTGCTCGAAGATTCAATTAAAATTTCAATGGCGGGAACTATCGGCTCTCTGAATGTATCGGTTGCTGCCGGGATCATCTTCCATGAGGCCATGCACCAACGGCTGAAAGCGGAATAA
- a CDS encoding tetratricopeptide repeat protein, whose protein sequence is MANDRLAKLEEMQKADPQDPFLIYAIALEYMGKGDFEAALHHFLRLNAMDPDYLPQYFQLGQLYEGMNEHSEAAAAYERGISLAVRQREQKTLNELRQALELLSED, encoded by the coding sequence ATGGCTAATGATCGCCTGGCGAAACTGGAAGAGATGCAAAAGGCCGATCCTCAGGATCCCTTTCTGATATATGCTATCGCTCTTGAATATATGGGAAAAGGCGATTTTGAGGCTGCGCTGCACCATTTCCTGCGGCTCAATGCAATGGATCCGGATTACCTGCCCCAATATTTTCAGTTGGGCCAGCTTTACGAAGGAATGAACGAACATTCTGAGGCGGCAGCCGCTTATGAACGGGGAATTTCATTGGCTGTCCGGCAGCGCGAGCAAAAAACGCTGAATGAATTGCGGCAGGCTCTTGAATTACTGTCTGAAGATTAG
- a CDS encoding electron transfer flavoprotein subunit beta/FixA family protein has translation MKILVCVSKVPDTTTKVKFSSDRKSVDYSGVQFIINPYDEHGLAKALELKEKHSGSTITIINVGDASSEAIIRKCLAIGADEAMRVDAEPADAFFVAEQIAAAIKDKGFDLIITGRESIDYNGGQVCDLLGEMLEIPSVGLSTFVEVADGSATITRFVDGGHETLQSPLPLVLSATKELAEPRIPNMRGIMMARSKPIQNVPAADVTKHTSVAEYEPPKEKGECKYIDPENAGELIQLLHSEAKVI, from the coding sequence ATGAAGATTTTAGTGTGTGTGAGCAAGGTTCCGGACACCACGACAAAAGTAAAATTTTCCAGTGACCGCAAGTCAGTTGACTACTCAGGAGTTCAGTTTATTATTAACCCTTATGATGAACACGGACTTGCGAAGGCACTTGAACTCAAGGAAAAACATTCCGGCAGTACCATTACTATCATCAACGTAGGTGATGCATCATCTGAAGCCATCATCAGAAAGTGCCTGGCAATAGGCGCTGACGAAGCCATGCGTGTGGATGCTGAACCTGCCGATGCCTTTTTCGTGGCCGAACAAATTGCCGCAGCTATAAAAGATAAAGGATTTGACCTCATCATTACGGGCCGCGAATCTATTGACTACAATGGTGGCCAGGTTTGCGATCTGCTCGGAGAAATGCTGGAAATTCCATCGGTTGGGCTGTCTACCTTTGTAGAAGTTGCTGACGGCTCAGCTACCATCACCCGGTTTGTTGATGGCGGGCACGAGACGTTGCAATCGCCACTGCCGCTGGTGCTGAGTGCTACCAAAGAACTGGCTGAACCCCGCATTCCGAATATGCGCGGAATTATGATGGCGCGCTCCAAACCTATTCAGAATGTTCCGGCTGCTGATGTGACCAAACATACCTCGGTTGCGGAATATGAACCGCCAAAGGAAAAAGGTGAATGCAAATACATAGATCCGGAAAATGCGGGGGAACTCATTCAACTTCTGCACTCAGAAGCCAAAGTAATATAA
- a CDS encoding electron transfer flavoprotein subunit alpha/FixB family protein: MPVLVYAENWDGQFKKATFEAVSYASQIAEKSGDSVTAVSIGEVSEETLKSIGKYGADKILVAGNEKLKQYRVSSYAAAIVQAAEKEGAKLVIFASTFNGKSLAPRVAARMKAAAITGVIDIPQMDGDFIVKKPVFSGKGFSHVKMESDKKVLALLVNSVKAQENPKEASIEKFNVEIDDAAVNTEIKEVKKSTGKLSLTEAEVVVSGGRGMKSPDNWGPLEELAETLGAATACSKPVSDMDWRPHSEHVGQTGLAIRPNLYIAIGISGAIQHLAGVNASKVIAVINKDPEAPFFKAADYGIVGDAFEVLPKLIKAAKELKAS, encoded by the coding sequence ATGCCTGTTTTAGTATATGCCGAAAACTGGGATGGACAGTTTAAAAAAGCCACCTTCGAAGCAGTTTCTTATGCTTCTCAAATTGCTGAAAAATCAGGAGATAGCGTTACGGCTGTTTCCATTGGTGAGGTATCAGAAGAAACCCTGAAATCCATAGGAAAATATGGCGCTGACAAGATACTGGTTGCCGGGAATGAAAAACTAAAACAATATCGCGTGAGCAGTTATGCCGCAGCCATCGTACAGGCAGCAGAAAAGGAAGGCGCCAAGCTCGTGATATTCGCCAGTACTTTCAATGGAAAATCGCTTGCTCCGAGAGTTGCTGCCAGGATGAAAGCGGCAGCCATAACCGGTGTTATTGATATTCCGCAAATGGATGGAGATTTCATTGTAAAAAAGCCGGTTTTCAGTGGAAAGGGTTTTAGCCATGTTAAAATGGAAAGCGATAAAAAAGTGCTGGCACTGCTGGTAAATTCTGTGAAGGCGCAGGAAAATCCAAAAGAAGCATCCATTGAGAAATTCAATGTAGAAATAGATGATGCTGCGGTAAATACTGAAATTAAGGAAGTAAAAAAGTCTACGGGGAAGCTTTCGCTGACGGAAGCCGAAGTGGTGGTATCAGGAGGACGCGGCATGAAAAGCCCGGATAACTGGGGCCCGCTCGAAGAACTTGCCGAAACGCTGGGAGCCGCTACCGCCTGTTCCAAGCCGGTGTCTGACATGGATTGGCGCCCGCATTCAGAACACGTAGGCCAAACCGGACTGGCCATTCGCCCGAATCTTTATATTGCGATCGGTATTTCAGGAGCGATACAGCATCTGGCCGGTGTAAACGCCAGCAAAGTGATCGCTGTTATCAATAAGGATCCTGAAGCCCCATTTTTTAAGGCAGCAGATTATGGCATTGTAGGCGATGCCTTTGAAGTGCTGCCAAAGCTGATTAAAGCTGCTAAAGAATTAAAAGCCTCCTAA
- a CDS encoding bifunctional nuclease domain-containing protein, protein MQKTELKILGISSGHTSTSYTLILEEKNGSRKLPIIIGAFEAQAIAIEIEKIVPVRPMTHDLFKSLSESFDIKVKEVIIHRLHEGIFYAHVVCANGTREHEIDARTSDAIAIALRFKCPIFTYESILQDAGIILSDLEAEELEKDEKRSRKSPSAKTSAEKPADLAKQSMDDLKKLLDEAIEVENYILAAKLRDEIRRREEGKEGDNG, encoded by the coding sequence ATGCAAAAGACCGAACTCAAGATATTAGGAATTTCATCAGGCCATACTTCTACATCCTATACGTTGATCCTGGAAGAAAAGAACGGTTCGCGAAAACTGCCCATTATCATCGGTGCTTTTGAAGCCCAGGCCATTGCTATTGAAATTGAGAAGATTGTGCCTGTGAGGCCCATGACACACGACCTGTTTAAATCACTTTCTGAATCATTTGATATTAAAGTAAAAGAGGTGATTATACACAGGCTGCATGAAGGTATTTTCTATGCACATGTGGTTTGTGCCAATGGAACAAGAGAGCACGAAATAGACGCACGGACATCTGATGCCATTGCTATTGCCCTCCGGTTCAAATGCCCCATATTTACTTACGAATCCATCCTGCAGGATGCCGGCATCATCCTTAGCGACCTCGAAGCCGAGGAGCTGGAAAAAGATGAGAAACGCAGCCGCAAAAGCCCGTCCGCGAAAACTTCAGCAGAAAAGCCGGCTGACCTTGCCAAGCAGTCAATGGACGATCTGAAAAAGCTGCTGGATGAAGCCATTGAGGTAGAAAACTATATCCTGGCCGCAAAACTCCGAGATGAAATCAGACGAAGGGAGGAAGGCAAAGAAGGCGATAATGGATAA
- a CDS encoding nucleoside transporter C-terminal domain-containing protein, which translates to MKSDEGRKAKKAIMDKRLWSLLLTVLLFSSCSYEYPTLEKTMARQWKLIAIVQESDTTAVSPQILLLRDSSLFSLANQKGTWQLHDSTITFSQGNSTIAANTPYGIRNISATKLELMDREQVLLFEFVPQARTTATILYDVFRGILGIIILLIVAVLFSNNRRKIDWRLVATGIGLQVVFALAVLKVEAVKAVFDFISSGFVIVLTFTLHGADFLFGKLVTDVNSFGYIFAFQVLPTIIFFSALTSLFYYLNILQYVVMAFAWIMKKTMRLSGAESLAAAANIFVGQTEAPLVVKPYVDKMTRSEIMALMTGGMATIAGGVLAAFIGFLGGTDPVARQIFATHLLTASIMSAPAALLIAKIMIPETEVVNRDLNISKEKMGKNVLDAISNGTTQGLKLAVNVGAMLLVFLAFVAMFDYIFLHGIGEPTGLNQVIRESTNGYYEGFSFRYILGHLFAPFAWIMGVPAQDLTSVGRLLGEKTLFNEFVAYVSLGNLKDTAMLTNEKSIIIATYALCGFANFASIGIQIGGIGVIAPHRKTMLSELGLRALVGGTLACFLTAAIAGMLV; encoded by the coding sequence ATGAAATCAGACGAAGGGAGGAAGGCAAAGAAGGCGATAATGGATAAGCGGCTTTGGAGTCTGCTGCTCACGGTTCTCCTCTTCTCCTCCTGCTCCTACGAATATCCTACTCTTGAAAAAACAATGGCCCGGCAGTGGAAGCTGATCGCCATCGTGCAGGAAAGCGACACCACAGCCGTATCGCCCCAAATCCTGCTGCTGCGCGACAGCAGCCTCTTTTCCCTCGCAAACCAGAAAGGAACCTGGCAACTCCACGACAGCACCATTACGTTTAGCCAGGGCAACAGCACCATAGCTGCCAATACGCCTTACGGCATCAGGAATATCTCGGCTACTAAACTAGAATTGATGGACCGAGAACAAGTGCTGCTCTTTGAGTTTGTACCGCAAGCCCGCACCACCGCCACTATTTTATACGATGTTTTCCGGGGCATTCTGGGCATCATCATTCTCCTGATTGTGGCGGTTCTTTTCAGCAACAACCGCAGAAAAATTGACTGGAGGCTTGTGGCCACCGGCATTGGCCTTCAGGTCGTTTTTGCACTGGCCGTCCTGAAAGTAGAGGCCGTAAAGGCGGTATTCGACTTTATCAGCAGCGGCTTTGTCATAGTGCTCACCTTTACACTCCACGGTGCGGATTTTCTTTTTGGCAAACTGGTTACAGATGTAAATTCATTCGGATACATTTTCGCTTTCCAGGTGCTGCCCACCATCATCTTCTTTTCCGCCCTAACATCCTTGTTTTATTACCTGAATATTCTTCAATATGTGGTAATGGCTTTTGCCTGGATTATGAAAAAGACGATGCGATTGTCGGGCGCAGAAAGCCTGGCCGCAGCCGCCAATATATTCGTGGGCCAGACGGAAGCACCGCTTGTGGTAAAACCTTACGTGGATAAAATGACACGCTCAGAAATCATGGCGCTAATGACCGGAGGAATGGCCACCATTGCCGGAGGCGTGTTGGCTGCATTCATTGGTTTTTTGGGTGGCACCGATCCTGTGGCGCGGCAAATCTTTGCCACGCACCTGCTCACGGCCTCCATCATGTCAGCACCGGCTGCATTGCTCATCGCCAAGATAATGATCCCTGAAACGGAGGTAGTGAACCGCGACCTCAACATCAGCAAAGAAAAGATGGGGAAAAACGTGCTGGATGCCATCTCCAATGGCACTACGCAGGGCCTGAAGCTGGCCGTAAATGTGGGGGCCATGCTGCTGGTATTTCTCGCATTTGTGGCCATGTTTGACTACATTTTTCTGCATGGCATTGGCGAACCTACGGGCCTGAACCAGGTGATCAGAGAAAGCACAAATGGCTATTATGAAGGATTCAGCTTCCGCTATATTCTCGGCCATCTCTTCGCGCCTTTCGCCTGGATCATGGGTGTGCCAGCGCAAGACCTTACCTCCGTAGGACGACTGCTGGGCGAAAAGACGCTGTTCAATGAGTTTGTGGCGTATGTCTCCCTCGGCAACCTGAAGGATACTGCGATGCTCACAAATGAGAAATCCATTATTATCGCTACTTACGCCCTCTGCGGTTTTGCCAACTTTGCCTCCATCGGCATCCAGATCGGGGGAATTGGCGTGATTGCACCTCACCGCAAAACCATGCTTTCAGAACTTGGCCTGCGTGCTTTGGTTGGAGGCACACTGGCTTGCTTCCTTACCGCTGCTATAGCAGGGATGCTGGTTTGA